One segment of Thermoanaerobacter kivui DNA contains the following:
- a CDS encoding homoserine dehydrogenase, with amino-acid sequence MKIGLMGLGTVGTGVVHLINQNGKNIEKKIGEKIEIKKILVKDLNKKRTPLAEGKITFNADDILEDEEIDVVVEVMGKEHPALEYIIKALKKGKHVVTANKEVIAVHGKELIKLATENKVSLLYEASVGGGIPIIRPLKQCLAANKIYEIKGILNGTTNYILTEMKEKGLDFEEVLKDAQQRGYAEADPTDDVEGFDAARKLAILCTLAFNKFILPEKIYTKGIRSVSKSDIKYAEELGHNVKLIAYAKIDEEDRLEAWVHPVMIKKDNPLNGVNGVFNAILVDGNAVGEVMFYGQGAGMMPTASAVVADIMDVKNHIVIQNGCEDADLLPIVDTVSKYYIRLIALDKSGVMSKITGILGDKGISLLSVVQKGVLGDTAEIVLITHIANTGKVFEALDEIQNLKEVKSIESVIRVEGE; translated from the coding sequence ATGAAAATAGGATTGATGGGTCTTGGCACAGTTGGAACAGGTGTAGTTCATTTAATCAATCAAAATGGTAAAAACATTGAAAAAAAGATAGGTGAAAAAATCGAGATAAAAAAGATACTTGTAAAAGACCTCAATAAAAAGAGGACACCCCTTGCAGAGGGAAAAATAACTTTTAATGCAGATGACATCTTAGAAGATGAAGAAATAGATGTTGTAGTAGAAGTTATGGGAAAAGAACACCCTGCTTTGGAATATATCATAAAAGCTCTCAAAAAAGGTAAGCATGTTGTCACTGCAAACAAAGAAGTCATAGCAGTTCACGGTAAAGAGCTAATAAAACTTGCGACAGAAAATAAAGTAAGTCTTCTCTATGAAGCATCGGTTGGTGGTGGTATTCCCATCATCAGGCCATTAAAACAATGTCTTGCGGCAAATAAAATATACGAAATCAAAGGAATATTAAACGGAACTACAAATTATATATTGACAGAGATGAAAGAAAAAGGCCTTGACTTTGAAGAAGTCTTAAAAGATGCCCAACAAAGAGGATATGCAGAAGCAGATCCAACAGACGACGTGGAAGGCTTCGATGCTGCAAGAAAGCTTGCCATACTGTGCACTTTAGCTTTTAACAAATTCATTTTGCCTGAAAAAATTTATACAAAAGGTATAAGATCTGTCTCTAAATCTGACATAAAGTATGCAGAAGAATTGGGGCATAATGTAAAACTCATAGCTTACGCAAAAATTGATGAAGAAGACCGTTTAGAAGCGTGGGTACATCCTGTCATGATAAAGAAAGACAATCCTTTAAATGGGGTAAATGGTGTCTTTAACGCTATTTTAGTAGATGGAAATGCGGTAGGAGAAGTCATGTTTTATGGGCAGGGTGCAGGTATGATGCCTACTGCCAGTGCTGTTGTTGCGGACATAATGGATGTGAAAAACCATATTGTAATTCAAAATGGATGTGAAGATGCTGACCTTCTTCCTATTGTGGATACTGTATCCAAATATTATATAAGACTTATAGCTCTTGATAAATCGGGAGTGATGAGTAAAATCACAGGAATACTGGGAGACAAAGGAATAAGCCTTTTGTCTGTTGTACAAAAAGGAGTTTTGGGAGATACTGCAGAGATTGTTTTGATTACTCATATTGCGAATACAGGAAAAGTATTTGAAGCACTGGATGAAATACAAAATCTCAAAGAAGTAAAGAGTATCGAGAGCGTTATAAGGGTAGAGGGGGAATAA
- a CDS encoding ACT domain-containing protein → MGEDGKLYIIREEILSDSLKKTLKVKELLESGKVKTINEAVKKVGISRSAFYKYRDYVFPFSKFSKGKIITLSMVLEHMPGVLSSILDVVANVRGNVVTINQSIPSMGVASVTISIDTQYMEISLENFLEKLFSQNGVRKVEILGE, encoded by the coding sequence GTGGGAGAGGACGGCAAACTTTATATCATAAGAGAGGAAATTCTTTCTGACTCTCTCAAAAAAACCCTAAAGGTAAAAGAATTGCTGGAATCAGGTAAAGTAAAAACCATCAACGAAGCAGTCAAAAAAGTAGGGATATCCCGCAGCGCTTTTTACAAGTATAGAGATTATGTCTTTCCTTTTTCAAAATTTAGCAAAGGGAAAATCATAACTCTTTCTATGGTTTTAGAACATATGCCAGGAGTGCTCTCGTCTATTTTGGACGTGGTGGCAAATGTGAGGGGTAATGTTGTCACTATAAATCAAAGTATTCCTTCAATGGGCGTTGCAAGTGTTACTATTTCTATTGACACCCAGTACATGGAAATAAGCTTAGAAAATTTTCTTGAGAAATTGTTCAGTCAAAATGGTGTGAGGAAAGTCGAAATTTTAGGAGAATAA